Below is a genomic region from Deinococcus koreensis.
CTGCAGAACGTGCCCGCCTGGCTGCACATCGACTCCTTCGACGACCTCAAGCAGAAGCTGATCGGCATCGTGATCGTGGCGCTGGCGGTCAACTTCTTCTCGGTGGCCCTGAACTGGCGGAGTGGGTCGGACATCCTGGTGTACGGCGCGGCCATCGCTGCCGTGATCCTGTCCGTGGGCACCTACTCGGTGATCCTCAGCCGTCAGGGCGCCGCGCGTGGTGAGCACGTCAGCCCGCCCCCAGCCGGCCCTTCAGTCCCCCCTCCAGCGCCTTCCGATGCCCAGCCTTGACGCCCGCCTGGAGGCCGTCCTGGGCCTCGTCCACGCCCACAGTCATGCCGATATCGGCAGCGACCACGCCAGTCTGCCCATCGAACTGATCCACCGGGGTCAGATCGTGCGCGGCGTGATCGTGGAGCTGAACTCCGGCCCGCTGCTGCTGGCGCGCCAGAACGTCCGGAGAGCGGGGCTGCAGGATCGGATCGACGTGCGAGCCGGAGACGGCTTCTCGCCCCTGGCCCCCGGCGAGGTTCAGAGCGCCAGTCTGAGCGGGATGGGGGCCCAGACGATGCTGGGCATTCTGGATCGGGCGGGGGAGACGTTGCCCCCGGCGCTGATCCTGCAGCCCAACGACTCGCCCCGGAGGGTGCGGGTCTGGGCGCTGGCCCACGGCTACCACCTGAGCGCCGAGCGGCTGGCCGAAGGTCACTGGACATACCCGGTGCTGCGGCTGGAGCAGCGGGGCGGCCCCGACCCGGCCTACGCGGGCCTTCCCCTCGACGCGGCCCTGCGCTACGGCCCTCACCTGCTGGGCAGCGGAGACCCGCTGGCGCGCCGGCAGGTCTGGGCCGACATCGTGCGGCTCTCAAAGGTCGCGGCTCCCGGCCGCCCTGCCGAGGGAGATCTCGCGGTGGCCCAGGCCGCACTGAGCTGGCTCAACCGTTGAACAGACAATAAAAAAGCCGCCTTCATCGGCGGTGATAAGGAAAAGATAGCGTGCTATGCGGTGAGTGTCAAACGTATTCTGGCGGGCCTGAGGATGTCGTCTGGGACGATCAATTCCACTCTGATCCCGTGAGGCGGCTGCATATTCACCCGCCTGGGGTCGGTAAGGAGTGAAAGTGCCGCTCTGAGACTCCCGGTGGCCGGGGCAAAACGAAAAATCCGCCTCTTCGGCGGTGATGGGAAAACTATAGCGCACTATGCAGACCGGCGCAACTCCAGCCACGTCGATAAAAAAATCTCGTCTGACGCGTCAAATCCTGCCCCAGCTCAACTGCGCCCCTGCATACACCCATAGAAGAAGGGGGCGGCCCGCCTGCGCGTGACCACCCCCTCTGCCCATCCAACGGCTACCGGGCAACCTCCACGGCGCGGCTTTCGCGCACCACGGTCACCTGCACCTGCCCCGGATACTCCATGTCCTGTTCGACCCGGCTGGCGATCTCGCGCGCCAGCAGGGTCGCCTGGGCGTCCGTGACCTTCTCGGGCTGAACGATCACCCGGACTTCACGGCCGGCCTGGATGGCGTAGGCCTGCTGCACGCCGGGGAAGGACACCGCGATCTGCTCCAGCTGCTCCAGTCGCCGCACGTAGGATTCCAGCTCCTCGCGGCGCGCCCCGGGCCGGGCCGCGCTGATGGCGTCGGCGGCGGCCACCAGCACCGAATACAGCGTCTCGCCGTTCTCCGGGTCGTGGTGGTGGGCGATCGCGTCGATGACCTCCTGCGGCTCCCCGAAGCGCTTGGCGAGGTTGATGCCGATCTCGACGTGGGTGCCGTCGATCTCGCGGTCGATGCTCTTGCCCACGTCGTGCATCAGGCCGGCGCGGCGGGCCAGAGAGGCGTCCAGCCCCAGCTCGTCGGCCATGATGCCGGTCAGGTGCGCCACCTGGATGGAGTGCTTCAGGACGTTCTGGCCGTAGGAGGTGCGGAAATACATGCGCCCCAGCAGCTGCACCAGCCCCGGCTTGATGCCCACCACGCCCGCCTCGATGCCCGCTTCCTCGCCCTGCGCGTGGATGAAGGTCTTCATCTCGTCCTGCGCCTTGTGCACCATCTCCTCGATGCGCGTGGGGTGGATCCGGCCGTCGGCGACCAGGGCGTCCAGCACGTGCTTGGCGACCTCGCGGCGCACCGGGTTGAACGAGGAGAGGATCACCGCCTCGGGCGTGTCGTCGATGATCAGGTCGACCCCGGTCAGGGCTTCGAAGGCGCGGATGTTGCGGCCCTCGCGGCCGATCAGGCGGCCCTTCATGGCGTCGTTGGGAATCGGCACCACCGAAACGCTCAGCGCAGCGCTCGTCTCCGAGGCGCTGCGCTGAATGGCCTGCGCGATCACATGCCGGGCGGTGCGCTTGGCCTCCGCCGTGGCCCGCTCGTGCATGGCCTTGATCCGGATGGCCTTCTCCTCTTCCAGCGCCTCGTCCAGCCGGGTCATGATCTCCTCGCGCGCCGCCTCGGGCGAGAGGTTGGCGACCTCGTACAGCTTCAGGTCGACCTGCTTACCGCGTTCAGCCAGTTCGGCTTCCTGCTGGTTCAGCTGCCCGAGCCGGCTGTCCAGGCGCTCCTCCAGGGTATCGAGCTTCTCGCCGCGGGCATCGAGCTGCTCGGCGCGGCGGTTGAGGCGCTCGATCTCCCGCTTGAGTTCCTCGCGCTCGCGGCGGGTTTCCTGGCGGTCGCCGGCCAGGGTCTCCCGTTCGCGGGCCACGTCCTGCTTGGCCTGCGCCCGCTCGGCCTCGGCCTGCGTCCGCAGCAGGGCGATCTGCTCGCGCTGCGAGCCCAGTTGGGTGCCCAGGGCGGTGACCTGAGCCTCACGTTCTCCGGCTTCCTGAATCCGTCTTGTTGCGTCCTGCCTGGCCTGGTCGGCCTGCTCCCGTACCTGTCGCGCCTCCGCCTCTGCTTGCGCCCGAATGCGTTCCGCTTCCGCACGAGCTTCCCGTTGAAGTCGGTCATCCAGCTCGGCCCGCCTACTCAGGCCGCGTGACTGCCCCCCCAGGAACCCTCCGACCAATCCCGCCAGGAGCGCCACAATGACCCAAACAATCGTCATGCTGGCTCCTTTCGGTTCTTTATGGGCCATGCCACACGGGCACGCCCGACACCACTGTTGAGTTGGGACGAACGTCACATGGCGTGGAACGTTCACCTCGCAGTGTAGCCCCAAAGCGCCGAAACAGCGGTCAGAAAGACTGCTGACGTGCAAGTGGTCTGTACCAGTGGGCCGGGTGTGGAGCAGCTCGGCAGAACACCCGCCCGTGAGGAACGCGAGCCTGCCTGGCGGGTCGAGACGGCCGGAGGCCCGGAACCTTCCCGGCCCGGGCCTCCGGCGATCACTGTTCAGCTCATTTCAGCCATTCACCGAAGTAGCCCAGCATGTCCCGCCGGGCATCGCGGGACGCGAAGGTATCCGCGATCTTGCCGCCCTGAAGCAGGAAGCTGTGCGGCTCGCCCTGGTACACGCTGAGCTTGAAGGCCTTGCCCGCCGCGTCCAGCTTCTGCGCGTAGGCATAGATGCCCGCAATGGGGCTGGGCACGTCCTTGGTGCCGTGCAGGATCAGCATGGGCGTGCTGAGCTGGCCGATCAGGGCCGAGGGCGTCTGGGGTTTGGCCGCCGTGCCGCCCTGATCCGGGAAGCCGTACCACGCCACGCCCGCCTTGAACTGCTTGAGCTGCGGCAGCAGCAGCATGGTGTAGCGCCCGCCCGCGCAGAAGCCGGTCAGACCCACCGCGTTCATGTTCACGTCCTTGCGCTCGCCCAGGAACTTCAGGCCGTCCTCGACCAGCGCCTTCACGGTCGCGTCGCTGGGCTCCTTCTCGAAGGTCTGCCAGCCCAACGCCAGGGTCACGTACCCGGCGCCCGCCATCTCGTCCACCAGATCCTTGTAGCCCTGCTCCAGCCCGTTGAACGAGTGGATCAGGATGACCGCCGGCTTGGGTGTGGCGCTGGCCGGCGCGGCGAGGTAACTCACGTAGGCCTTGCCGCCGCTGGTGACGGTGACCTCCGAGCCCTTGACCGCCTGGCCCAGCGCGAGAGACGACAGGACGAACGCCGACACGGAGAGCGCGTGCTTGAACATGGGTTGTTCCTCCACCCCGAAGCGTATGGGGAATCAGGTGGGCCGGGATATGGATCAGGCGAGGGTTCTTAATTCATGGCGCTGTGCTGACCCCGGCTTTGACCTCGAAACTCGTGAGCTGGGAGATGCCTGGATTCACGACCTTGACAGCTGACAGGAGAGAGGCTTCGAGGGAGCCTTTTCCCTGACGATTCACCGTGGCGAAAGTCGCG
It encodes:
- a CDS encoding dienelactone hydrolase family protein, with the translated sequence MFKHALSVSAFVLSSLALGQAVKGSEVTVTSGGKAYVSYLAAPASATPKPAVILIHSFNGLEQGYKDLVDEMAGAGYVTLALGWQTFEKEPSDATVKALVEDGLKFLGERKDVNMNAVGLTGFCAGGRYTMLLLPQLKQFKAGVAWYGFPDQGGTAAKPQTPSALIGQLSTPMLILHGTKDVPSPIAGIYAYAQKLDAAGKAFKLSVYQGEPHSFLLQGGKIADTFASRDARRDMLGYFGEWLK
- the rny gene encoding ribonuclease Y, translated to MTIVWVIVALLAGLVGGFLGGQSRGLSRRAELDDRLQREARAEAERIRAQAEAEARQVREQADQARQDATRRIQEAGEREAQVTALGTQLGSQREQIALLRTQAEAERAQAKQDVARERETLAGDRQETRREREELKREIERLNRRAEQLDARGEKLDTLEERLDSRLGQLNQQEAELAERGKQVDLKLYEVANLSPEAAREEIMTRLDEALEEEKAIRIKAMHERATAEAKRTARHVIAQAIQRSASETSAALSVSVVPIPNDAMKGRLIGREGRNIRAFEALTGVDLIIDDTPEAVILSSFNPVRREVAKHVLDALVADGRIHPTRIEEMVHKAQDEMKTFIHAQGEEAGIEAGVVGIKPGLVQLLGRMYFRTSYGQNVLKHSIQVAHLTGIMADELGLDASLARRAGLMHDVGKSIDREIDGTHVEIGINLAKRFGEPQEVIDAIAHHHDPENGETLYSVLVAAADAISAARPGARREELESYVRRLEQLEQIAVSFPGVQQAYAIQAGREVRVIVQPEKVTDAQATLLAREIASRVEQDMEYPGQVQVTVVRESRAVEVAR
- a CDS encoding tRNA (adenine(22)-N(1))-methyltransferase TrmK, with amino-acid sequence MPSLDARLEAVLGLVHAHSHADIGSDHASLPIELIHRGQIVRGVIVELNSGPLLLARQNVRRAGLQDRIDVRAGDGFSPLAPGEVQSASLSGMGAQTMLGILDRAGETLPPALILQPNDSPRRVRVWALAHGYHLSAERLAEGHWTYPVLRLEQRGGPDPAYAGLPLDAALRYGPHLLGSGDPLARRQVWADIVRLSKVAAPGRPAEGDLAVAQAALSWLNR